The window acatagaggactacagttagaccaagaaaaatctgcaacgattttgatagcgcacGCATTGCATGTGTTATTTATATATACTTTATTGATGTTTTAATAgatgttttaaatttaaaataatacttgcagacttttcttggcctaactctaacTAGGTACCTGCTATACAAAAACATGGaagtcaaaaaaaaatattaatcaatGGTAAAGGCCAGCTTTATCTAATCGGCAgctaatacttaggtacctacctacctactcattCATATCCATCACACTCAATCATGCAAATACGTATACTTAGTATGGTGctttaatatttactttttttaaattacgagTATACGTAAGTAATCAATCAATCTTACTCGTTTAAATGATGATGAATACacattttatgtaggtaggtaggtatatgagtTATtacaatacttacctacttactataGTTATTACTTTACACTACACTTAATTTATACTTATGTACATTTAGACATTCAGAATACGGAaatatgaattaaatataaaagccttcaatttatttgattttattatataaataggtacttaatttaacttattttacGCTTACTCGGcttaccccggctacacacgtaacgatTATCgtaatcgttgtcgattatcgtaacgatttgtcatacacacggcagataaaactgcgcagttcggactgcacagttttatcgctacgttttatcgttaagtgtgtAGCTGGGGTTACTACCTACAGTTACCCTTACAAAAGGTATTTTACGTATGGTAATCGTTATAAGAATagatatttaaaatacctataaatataacgGCCTATTTTTTACTAATACAAGACGGATTCAGGGCCTTTACTTACACTCCTATTTACCTTTGCAGTTAATGACATTACTCGGCCTATCTATTAATTAACAACCGTGAGTACAATTATCACATTATATTTACCCTACAACTTGGGAGTCTCATTGTTCCGAACTTCTAAACAAATATTGTATTGAGTCTTCGTGAAGAGCAATCAGCAACATAATTATTCCTCCCGTGAGAATTCCGAGTACAGCTAACAATAAATTCATACTTTTTCCGTGATTGTTCTCGTTTATCTCGGGTACTAAATCCGCCAACGCTATGTAAAAGAAAGTACCCGCTGTCGCGGCGTAGATCCACTGAGATGCAGATTCATGGTCTTCTGCCAGCCAAATTCCGCCTGCCATGCCCATAAAACTGAGCACAGACGAAAGTAGATTGTAGTACAGCGCACGTCTGATGCTCATACCGGAACGCAGCAGCACAGCGAAGTCACCAAGCTCATGCGGGAGCTCGTGGCAGAATACCGCGAGGGCAGTGGCGAAGCCTGTGACCGGATCTCCCGCGAAGGCGGCGCCTATGGCCAGCCCGTCGGTCAGGTTGTGCAGGCCGTCGCCCACGATCACCATCAGCGCCGTCGACGTCATCGGGCGctcggcgggcggcggcggcgacccCGGCATCATGGCACCTAATTCTATAGGTACAGGCTCTATTTGTTTAGCACTCTCTGTTTTAATTTCTTCCACAGTTGGTGCATGAGCAACATCATGAGAATGAGCGTGTCCTCCATGTAATGTCTGCATAATCGCTTCGACGGCGTAGAAGAGTAAAATAGTGAGGAATGTGACACTGCATTTTAGAATAACTTCAGTTTCTTCCTGCGGTTCAGATGAAGGGCCATGTGATTTAAGAGCATGTGGCAGTAGATGCAGCAGGGCGTCTCCACATAGCGTTCCTACTGCTACGGCTACGAGGAAGTGCAGAACTTGGCTGAAGATAGCTGACTTCAGCAGCGGTACCACAGCTACTCCAAGTAAACCGGTAGCACTGATCACGAGTATGCTCAGTGATGCGTATATCCAAGCTATAATTAGAAGACAGAAAATAAATCGTGAGAAATTGGTAGCATAATAAGAAC is drawn from Cydia fagiglandana chromosome 4, ilCydFagi1.1, whole genome shotgun sequence and contains these coding sequences:
- the LOC134663826 gene encoding zinc transporter ZIP10 isoform X2 gives rise to the protein MHDTQHRHKRSPSTEPILKKSCLSPKDILEVYGIESEPGVITISPQTFLDMCPALVYQLDQRSCYKTEAPPIKLEKQWTWIYASLSILVISATGLLGVAVVPLLKSAIFSQVLHFLVAVAVGTLCGDALLHLLPHALKSHGPSSEPQEETEVILKCSVTFLTILLFYAVEAIMQTLHGGHAHSHDVAHAPTVEEIKTESAKQIEPVPIELGAMMPGSPPPPAERPMTSTALMVIVGDGLHNLTDGLAIGAAFAGDPVTGFATALAVFCHELPHELGDFAVLLRSGMSIRRALYYNLLSSVLSFMGMAGGIWLAEDHESASQWIYAATAGTFFYIALADLVPEINENNHGKSMNLLLAVLGILTGGIIMLLIALHEDSIQYLFRSSEQ
- the LOC134663826 gene encoding zinc transporter ZIP10 isoform X1; this encodes MLTTGVVVALALLAAAGADLGDNTLDLNRTRQDPPAEVAEKYFINKIFDKYGDKGLITFEGFEHLLDSLGLGGRVFSSPHALADHRVNGTFTLMHDTQHRHKRSPSTEPILKKSCLSPKDILEVYGIESEPGVITISPQTFLDMCPALVYQLDQRSCYKTEAPPIKLEKQWTWIYASLSILVISATGLLGVAVVPLLKSAIFSQVLHFLVAVAVGTLCGDALLHLLPHALKSHGPSSEPQEETEVILKCSVTFLTILLFYAVEAIMQTLHGGHAHSHDVAHAPTVEEIKTESAKQIEPVPIELGAMMPGSPPPPAERPMTSTALMVIVGDGLHNLTDGLAIGAAFAGDPVTGFATALAVFCHELPHELGDFAVLLRSGMSIRRALYYNLLSSVLSFMGMAGGIWLAEDHESASQWIYAATAGTFFYIALADLVPEINENNHGKSMNLLLAVLGILTGGIIMLLIALHEDSIQYLFRSSEQ